Proteins encoded in a region of the Candidatus Ozemobacteraceae bacterium genome:
- a CDS encoding MFS transporter yields MRERLERLLNIRPDEWGELAYFGLLNTLLWTGLTIGESVGETLFLKRVGVEHLPKMFILCSLFAIPIGIAYDLLQQRIERRRLSSVLGVVAVSAVLVCLFLIDGGWTIAGTAVGYPLLYIVQNILATVLAAHFTILLSGQFNTLDSKRLIPIILGGAVAGSIAGGLSVRVLADGFGTVNLLWIWIFMLGLGEVWFAFGGRSLKAAMWAREEKEPPPKYAGEGRLDRWFYEARAVVSTPLLMLLAASMFMMTICRYFIEYQYSEIFNAHFTSETALAGFIGVYTIVSNLAALAIQSIVTGRLIQTLGVSSANLFYPISTLLAFTGTALSYTILPGVFARFNQEGLRRAVFHPVISLFYNAIPAKRRARSIAFNEGIMIPLGTIAAGIMIMMLQGHTRALLTVSVALAAVWSILAWGQRQVYSRSLIELLRRSQIESVSDDEKDLGTLDGHTQALVIEALKDENDEVAELAADLLIRYGSSSARAALLRQAVDARPSLLIILLDKLSSFPGPDTRQFLLRSLCHSDAEVRLSALKALIVYPHDDEIRARIAEFLSSGDIRHRTTAAAGMIRGGDLGQMMKALSVLRQMLCEKDSDTVALGIHSLGLTRDERFWVNLRPFLLSEDPKLRLAAMRSMNLMVQAGEIYEHLDVLQALIRDSVREIRTLAIRIVGRVRARQSVPLLLEALSDSSPRNRRLAFEALSGWGPDILNDLLMILDDPQASIHAQESAVRLLRFSQDLCIQDRLARFGFAQIRTIYEMKCDELTIVRELPAEGGEFLRMLLNERALGLLKLVLALVAPEESREARTVFRGLYSPNQEMMNNAIEALQSMGERTLIYHIVPVLEGLPLEQIAEYGRRTFGIEMRTARMVIGKHLVSIEKNLKEAAIYTVGINGIDDLLPALKKILTADAGQSQIATVCAWSIAKLAGGMTRSEIPGPATAR; encoded by the coding sequence GTGCGGGAGCGACTCGAGCGGTTGTTGAACATCCGCCCCGACGAATGGGGCGAGCTGGCGTATTTCGGACTGCTCAACACCCTGCTCTGGACGGGGCTCACGATCGGCGAGTCGGTCGGCGAAACCCTGTTCCTCAAGCGGGTCGGCGTCGAGCATCTCCCGAAGATGTTCATCCTCTGCTCTCTCTTCGCGATCCCGATCGGCATCGCGTATGACCTTCTCCAACAGCGAATCGAGCGGAGGCGCCTCTCCTCCGTGCTAGGGGTCGTCGCCGTCTCGGCGGTGCTTGTCTGCCTGTTCCTTATCGACGGCGGATGGACGATCGCCGGAACGGCCGTAGGATATCCTTTGTTGTATATCGTACAGAACATCCTGGCGACCGTTCTCGCCGCTCATTTCACGATTCTCCTGTCGGGACAGTTCAACACCCTCGACTCGAAACGGCTGATTCCGATCATCCTCGGGGGGGCCGTCGCAGGTTCCATCGCCGGCGGTCTTTCCGTGAGAGTGCTGGCTGACGGGTTCGGAACCGTGAACCTCCTCTGGATCTGGATCTTCATGCTCGGGCTCGGCGAGGTATGGTTCGCCTTCGGCGGTCGATCGCTGAAGGCTGCCATGTGGGCCCGCGAAGAGAAAGAGCCGCCACCGAAATACGCCGGCGAGGGGCGGCTCGACCGATGGTTCTACGAAGCCCGGGCGGTCGTCTCGACCCCCCTCCTGATGCTGCTCGCCGCGTCGATGTTCATGATGACGATCTGCAGGTATTTCATCGAGTATCAATATAGTGAAATATTCAACGCCCATTTTACCTCGGAAACCGCTCTCGCCGGCTTCATCGGCGTGTACACCATCGTCTCGAACCTCGCGGCTCTCGCCATCCAGAGCATCGTGACGGGTCGGCTGATTCAGACTCTTGGCGTCAGCAGCGCGAACCTGTTCTATCCGATCTCGACCCTGCTCGCCTTCACGGGAACGGCGTTGTCCTACACGATTCTTCCCGGCGTCTTCGCCCGCTTCAACCAGGAGGGACTCCGCCGGGCCGTATTCCACCCGGTCATCAGCCTCTTCTACAACGCCATTCCGGCGAAACGGCGCGCCCGGTCGATCGCGTTCAACGAAGGCATCATGATCCCCCTCGGAACCATCGCCGCGGGGATCATGATCATGATGCTGCAGGGGCACACGCGGGCGCTGCTGACCGTGTCGGTGGCGCTCGCGGCCGTCTGGTCGATCCTTGCCTGGGGGCAGCGCCAGGTCTACAGCCGGAGCCTCATCGAACTGCTGCGCCGGTCGCAGATCGAGAGCGTCTCCGACGACGAGAAGGACCTCGGCACGCTCGACGGTCATACCCAGGCCCTGGTGATCGAAGCCCTCAAGGACGAGAACGACGAAGTCGCTGAGCTCGCGGCCGACCTCCTGATCCGTTACGGGTCATCCTCCGCCAGGGCCGCGCTTCTGCGCCAGGCCGTCGATGCGCGACCCTCTTTGCTCATCATTCTTCTCGACAAGCTTTCGTCGTTTCCGGGACCCGACACCAGGCAGTTCCTGCTTCGCTCTCTCTGCCACTCAGACGCGGAAGTCAGGCTCTCGGCGCTCAAAGCCCTCATCGTCTACCCACACGATGACGAGATCCGCGCCCGCATCGCCGAGTTCCTCTCCAGCGGCGACATTCGCCACCGCACCACGGCCGCTGCCGGAATGATCCGCGGCGGCGATCTCGGCCAGATGATGAAGGCGCTTTCCGTCCTCCGGCAGATGCTGTGCGAGAAAGACTCGGATACCGTCGCCCTCGGCATCCATTCGCTTGGCCTCACGCGCGACGAACGATTCTGGGTCAACCTCCGCCCCTTCCTGCTCAGCGAAGATCCCAAGCTTCGGCTCGCGGCGATGCGCTCGATGAACCTGATGGTCCAGGCGGGCGAAATCTACGAGCACCTCGACGTCCTCCAGGCGCTGATTCGCGACTCGGTCCGGGAGATCCGCACCCTCGCCATCCGAATCGTCGGCCGCGTGCGCGCACGACAGAGCGTGCCGCTCCTCCTCGAAGCGCTTTCCGACTCGAGTCCGCGCAACCGGCGCCTCGCGTTCGAAGCGCTGTCAGGCTGGGGACCCGATATCCTCAACGACCTCCTGATGATTCTCGACGACCCGCAGGCCTCGATCCATGCCCAGGAAAGCGCCGTCAGGCTCCTGAGGTTCTCTCAGGATCTCTGCATCCAGGATCGGCTCGCGCGGTTCGGATTCGCCCAGATTCGCACGATCTACGAAATGAAGTGCGACGAACTCACCATCGTCCGGGAACTCCCGGCGGAGGGCGGCGAATTCCTGCGCATGTTGCTGAACGAGCGCGCCCTGGGACTGCTGAAACTGGTTCTCGCCCTCGTCGCCCCGGAAGAAAGCCGCGAGGCGAGGACGGTCTTCCGCGGGCTGTATTCTCCGAACCAGGAAATGATGAACAACGCCATCGAAGCCCTTCAATCGATGGGCGAGCGGACGCTGATCTACCACATCGTCCCCGTACTCGAAGGCCTGCCGCTCGAGCAGATCGCCGAATACGGGCGACGAACGTTCGGCATCGAGATGCGCACGGCCCGCATGGTGATCGGCAAGCATCTCGTATCGATCGAAAAGAATCTGAAGGAAGCCGCGATCTACACCGTCGGCATCAACGGCATCGACGATCTCCTGCCGGCGCTGAAGAAGATCCTGACCGCAGATGCCGGTCAATCCCAGATCGCCACCGTCTGCGCGTGGAGTATCGCGAAACTCGCCGGCGGCATGACGCGTTCCGAAATTCCCGGGCCGGCGACGGCGCGATGA
- a CDS encoding cyclic nucleotide-binding domain-containing protein, translating to MITIEKILFLKRISIFRSLNSQELRMIAEVVSEEEFAAGEVLFQEGRPGDCMYLVVEGRVAIYTGVAPQTKTLAVFESGDFFGEMGLYDDKPRAASAMARDAARLLVLRKNDFCELISEYPEVALGIMKELNQRLRDTNLKLRSFEGQILDKTTKLYSREYFTECMATEFLKAKKEVVGLSFIVAKCSVSGENVYLEQLLGEIGRVFGLHQRPTDLSARLGNAKAVIMLCEANRDGAGAFLRRVRRDIDKFIVEFRESRGSEADVAFFTFVFPEDSQEREAMIALLDQC from the coding sequence ATGATCACGATTGAAAAAATTCTGTTTCTGAAACGCATTTCGATCTTCCGGAGTCTGAACAGCCAGGAACTTCGCATGATCGCCGAGGTCGTAAGCGAGGAAGAGTTCGCGGCCGGCGAAGTGCTGTTCCAGGAGGGCCGTCCCGGCGATTGCATGTATCTCGTGGTCGAGGGCCGGGTTGCCATTTACACCGGCGTCGCGCCGCAGACGAAGACGCTGGCGGTGTTCGAGTCGGGAGACTTTTTCGGGGAAATGGGCCTTTACGACGACAAGCCCCGTGCCGCGTCGGCGATGGCCCGCGATGCCGCCCGTCTGCTGGTGCTGAGGAAAAACGATTTCTGCGAGTTGATCTCGGAATACCCCGAGGTCGCGCTTGGGATCATGAAGGAGCTGAACCAGCGCCTGCGCGACACGAACCTGAAACTCCGCTCGTTCGAGGGCCAGATCCTCGACAAGACGACGAAACTATACTCGAGAGAGTATTTCACGGAATGCATGGCTACCGAGTTTCTGAAGGCGAAGAAGGAAGTGGTCGGCCTGTCGTTCATCGTCGCGAAATGTTCCGTTTCGGGAGAAAACGTGTATCTCGAGCAGTTGCTCGGAGAGATCGGCAGGGTGTTCGGCCTGCACCAGCGGCCCACGGACCTGTCGGCACGACTCGGAAACGCGAAAGCCGTGATCATGCTGTGCGAGGCGAACCGTGACGGGGCGGGGGCTTTTCTGCGCAGAGTCCGCAGGGATATCGACAAGTTCATCGTCGAGTTTCGCGAGTCGCGGGGGAGCGAAGCGGACGTCGCGTTCTTCACGTTCGTATTTCCCGAGGATTCGCAGGAACGCGAAGCCATGATCGCGCTGCTCGACCAATGCTGA
- a CDS encoding DUF2723 domain-containing protein, protein MLIAAGRSRLGAALIVFAAGLALYLPTLQPGIGWYNAPELVCAALTLDVPHSPGYPLFTRLASAAIALVPWGDPAWRVNLLSAVLGAAAAGAWTAWLAGWGIRRRIAACAGIWLLLVPTFWEQATSSEVYTLECFILASFMLIAQAAREGRVGFGKSLATGLLLAAGIGHRPTFALLAAGALFTLQGTGLRSRLDASSGAGIACGLLVGAIPTLDLFVRLQNENRILIDPMIGRGLDGFWRFFTGADYRNAIGVFGPGELFERFKGWLSVVSGAGIWMPILATAAVLAKNRDWRIIGACLWLTAVNTGFVLNYNAFEAHTMLLPTLMAIGGLGASLLSRHQGGNVSSVMLAVMVATGLAVPISATRIEGRSRDSEIVTRRIAALVPERSVLMMNNDIEFRPLYYLRLTRKFRPDLGIRLVDALTASDAADLEPEVARGVLFGSLIYPASSARVLGERYMVESWGYLRRIRNPDAADFADELPPTWRRLEIGSSASIAVDPDVQVLPLGGQAGRIASNTLLPGDVIVYRYMMPIRAGFNPCLLKAELVDDDGRGFADAGVKTGHDIHFLSIGNALMQSGYARAYAVVQRTIVVPDRVWGTNVRLTMCTVSVGNLPLEGWITDVLPGAHPLNAEGATELFRLRNGMGGAPLFFSGRSGGIDDAPSSGRIVVAEFTAPPNIP, encoded by the coding sequence ATGCTGATTGCGGCCGGTCGATCGCGTCTCGGTGCCGCGCTCATCGTCTTCGCCGCCGGGCTCGCCCTCTATCTGCCGACCCTCCAACCCGGCATCGGCTGGTATAACGCCCCGGAGCTCGTCTGCGCTGCGCTCACGCTCGACGTGCCGCACTCGCCGGGATACCCCCTGTTCACCCGGCTCGCCTCGGCGGCGATCGCGCTGGTTCCCTGGGGCGACCCCGCCTGGCGCGTCAACCTGCTTTCAGCCGTCCTTGGCGCTGCGGCGGCTGGCGCGTGGACGGCATGGCTCGCGGGGTGGGGGATCCGCCGGAGGATCGCCGCATGCGCAGGCATCTGGCTGCTTCTCGTTCCGACTTTCTGGGAACAGGCCACGTCGTCTGAAGTATATACCCTCGAATGTTTCATTCTGGCCTCGTTCATGCTTATCGCCCAGGCGGCCCGCGAAGGCAGGGTCGGCTTCGGGAAAAGCCTGGCCACGGGGCTGCTTCTCGCCGCCGGGATCGGGCACAGGCCGACCTTCGCCCTTCTCGCCGCAGGCGCCCTCTTCACGCTCCAAGGGACTGGCTTGAGATCACGCCTCGACGCATCGTCCGGCGCTGGGATCGCCTGCGGGCTCCTGGTCGGCGCCATTCCGACCCTCGATCTCTTCGTCCGGCTGCAGAATGAAAACCGCATTCTCATCGATCCGATGATCGGACGCGGTCTCGACGGGTTCTGGAGGTTCTTTACCGGCGCCGATTACCGGAATGCGATCGGCGTCTTCGGGCCGGGCGAGCTTTTCGAACGGTTCAAAGGCTGGCTGTCCGTCGTCAGCGGCGCCGGAATCTGGATGCCGATCTTGGCCACGGCGGCCGTTCTTGCAAAAAATCGTGACTGGCGCATCATCGGGGCCTGTCTGTGGTTGACCGCGGTCAATACGGGGTTCGTGCTCAACTATAACGCGTTCGAAGCGCATACGATGCTTCTTCCCACGCTGATGGCGATCGGCGGTCTGGGAGCGTCCCTTCTCTCGCGCCACCAGGGCGGAAACGTGTCCAGCGTGATGCTGGCCGTGATGGTGGCGACCGGACTCGCCGTTCCCATCTCAGCGACGAGGATCGAAGGCCGTTCGCGCGATTCCGAGATCGTCACGAGGCGGATCGCGGCGCTCGTTCCGGAACGCTCCGTGCTGATGATGAACAACGATATCGAGTTCAGGCCGTTGTATTACCTCCGCCTGACCAGAAAGTTCAGACCCGATCTTGGCATTCGCCTCGTCGACGCGCTGACCGCGTCCGATGCGGCTGATCTCGAGCCCGAGGTCGCGCGGGGAGTTCTGTTCGGGTCCCTCATTTACCCGGCGAGCTCCGCAAGGGTTCTGGGCGAGCGATATATGGTCGAATCGTGGGGATACCTCCGGCGGATCAGAAATCCCGACGCGGCAGACTTCGCTGACGAGCTGCCGCCCACGTGGCGTCGACTCGAAATCGGATCGTCCGCATCGATCGCGGTCGATCCCGACGTGCAGGTTCTCCCTCTTGGCGGGCAGGCGGGGCGAATCGCCTCGAATACCCTTCTGCCAGGCGACGTGATCGTGTACCGATACATGATGCCGATCCGGGCAGGCTTCAATCCATGCCTGTTGAAGGCGGAACTCGTCGATGACGACGGCAGGGGATTCGCTGATGCCGGCGTGAAAACGGGGCACGACATTCACTTCCTTTCCATTGGAAATGCCCTGATGCAAAGCGGATATGCGCGTGCCTACGCTGTCGTTCAGCGGACGATCGTCGTGCCTGACCGAGTATGGGGCACGAACGTCCGGCTGACGATGTGCACCGTGAGTGTTGGCAACTTGCCCCTTGAAGGGTGGATTACGGATGTCCTGCCCGGAGCTCACCCCC